The Cryptomeria japonica chromosome 9, Sugi_1.0, whole genome shotgun sequence DNA segment CAAGAGAAACCGCTGAATTTGAAGCCAATTTTGCCAATTTAAACGTCAATTCTGCTAGTAAATTAAAGAATCAGCAAATGTGTGCCCTTAACCAGGCGTGAATCAGCCTTCATGTGCGACCATTCCAACAAAAAATCGACTTGTACATGCAGAAGGGCGATCTCCAAAAAAGTTTGCCCTCTCCCTCAAGCTCACGGTCTACAATAAAGAATGCAACCTACAAAACTGCGCTATCCCTTGCTCATAAGTGGACGACTTGCATTGTATTTGATCACCGCAAATATGAAATGAGATTGCTCCAAAACATGAATCAGCCTGCCTCTATCCAGCTTTTAGTGCCTCCACTATGCTAGTCAATAGATTAGTGGTAGTCCGCCCTTGCTCTGCTATCATGTCAGAGAGTTAAAAAACCAACTGATTATAATGCATAAAGATCATGTATTTATAAATGaaataatgataaacttgtgtgcCTTCAACAACTAAcacaaaaacaaaaattaaaagacAGAAAACAAATATCCTAAAAACACTATCAAACAATAACAAATCAACCAACCATACATGGGTAGACAATGATGGGATATGCCAACACAGGATAGGTTCACATAAATAAACATACCACGTAATCAGCTCAAACTACTCCTGAATAAATCACTGTTGGTTAAAATATGTAATTGTGCACTCAATTCGAATATTATATGCATCTGCCCAATACGAATAGCCGAAGCtacatataaataaataatcatgTGAAATATCCATACACAATATTTTACAATTTTCATTCCAAGAATAACATTTCAATTATGACATAATTATAATAGGACAACAATATAGAATCAATACGATTAATTATCATCAAATTGATATTGCAAAACCATAATTTTAATTCAACATGTCatttctcaaaataaaaacaatGAACATACAGATTCAATCATAAAATAATACATGCATTTCTAATATATATATTGGAAATCATAAAACAAAATTGTATAATAGCCAATACAAATAATCCAGATAAAAGAACTAAACAAAGTGAAAAAGTTGAAGTAAAGAACTACCAAGAGATGCTCTCCCATCGTCTTCAAGCATTGGTTTGATTATAAGCCCTTCTCTCACATCGACTGCTTGCCGAGGATCCTTCCAGTTTCCTTCAAACTTCAATTTTGTTTTTTTCTCCGTCTTTCCCTCCCAAAGTTGTGCAAGGTTCTCGAAAAACAGTTCAATGCCTTGACATTTCTGAGGTAATAGAAAACAGGGTTTTAAAAGATACCTATCGCTACATATTGGCAGTGGAAGTACATTGTATAATATATATCTGATTTATGAAGTCAACAGTATGGTCCAAATCTCTACATAGAAAAGAATACTATTTAGAAACAAAATAAAACCCGATTCCTTCTTTTCACTGCAGATTTGACAGGATGCAGCTTATTGTCAGGCATATATTTCCACATTGCTTCATTTACTGTCACAAATGCCACAAGAACATAGTCCTTTGGGATGATGAAACCGGTTACAtccttgcaatttttttttgtctcgGAAATAAACTTGGTTGCAGTGTGGCAGGCAAGACATATTTGGAAGTTCTTGACAACTCTAGTAGTTGTTAAAGGAGATGCATTTAACAATCCAAATTAATTGCCAACTCCTCACCATGATAGAAGAGGAATAACTTTGTCATCTTCCTCCACACCATTCAATGAAATGTCTTCAATCTGTAAACTACCCTGCTGCTTGCACATCTGGAAACAATTACTCCAACTTTGCATAGTTCTCCTGTGTTTGTGGGTGTGATCTTTTTCCTACACAAAAACATGCACCTTTTTATCGacttcaatccaactacatccGGGCACCTTTTTGATTCCTCTATCTTTAATCAATCTCCTTATCTTTTGAACCTCACCCCACTTACCCAGCTCTGCGTAGATGTTTGACAGAAGAACGTAAGTCGCGGCATTTTTAGGATCCAGCTCAAAAAGGAGATTTGCTGTAAATACTCCTAACACTATATTCTTATATGACTTACAGGCACCGAGCAAACACATCCATACAATCGCCAGGGGTTTAATGGGCATTTTAATAATAAAGTTTAGAGATTCTTCAAGATAGCCAGCACGgccaagaaggtcaaccatgcaGACATAATGATCAATTATGCGGGTAATGCAATAAGAGACACTCATGCTTTCGAAATATTTGCAGCCCTCATCTACTAGACCAGCATGGCTGCATGCGAATATAACACAAGCAAAGCTTGCACGGTCAGGGTCTGTTCCAGAGTACTTCATAAGTTCAAAGAGCGTGAAAGCGTTCTTGCAATATCCATTTTGCGCATATCCTgtaatcatggcattccatgagatcacACTTCTCTggggcattttgtcaaatagttcccATGCCTTGTGTATGCTTccgcattttgcatacatgtctatcagggcattgaCAACAATCGTTTCTGACAAAAGCCCGCTTTCGATTAATCTTTGATGGAAACCcgtaccttgttccaaagctccaacTTTGGCACAAGCTTGGAGGATGCCGGCAAATGTTGTTGAATTTGGATTTATACCTGCCAAATGCATTTCATTGAAAGTTTCTAATGCCTtttcaaaaaatccattttgtgcatatcctgcaatcattgcagtccatgagatcacgtttctttgaggcattttgtcgaacagttcacgtgccttgtgtaTTCTTCCACATTTTGCGTACATGTCTACGAGGGCACTTGCAACTACAATATCTGGTGAAAATCCAGTTTTgactatactttgatggatgtccataccctgctcCAAAGCTCCCACTTTGGCACAGGCtgagaggatgctggcaaaggttgtggagttTGGCATTAAACCTACCATTTGTAGTTGCTTAAATGTTTCTATGGCCTTATCGACAAATCCATTCTGAGCGTATCCGGCAACCATGGCGTTCCATGAGATAATGTCTGGTCCGGGCATTTCTTTGAAAATCTTTAACGCTTCGTCAAGAgcaccattttgtgcatatcctgtaatcattgcagtccaggagaCCACATTTTTttgaggtattttgtcaaacagttctcGGGCTTTATGtacgcttccacattttgcatacatgtctaccagggcacttgcaactacaacatctgataaAAATCCCCCTTCGATTACACTTTGATGGACGTCCATACCCCGATCCAAAGACAAtgttttggcacaggctgggagtatggTAGCAAAGGTGAAGTGATCTGGTTGGACACCTGTTCGTTGCATTTGGGTAAACAGAATCAATGCCTCGTTAAGATACTCCTGTCTCTGGTAAGCTGCAATGATGGTATTCCAGGAGATGCTATCTCGTTCTTTCATGCCGTCAAAAACTTTATGGGCATCAACCAAACTCCCACACTTGACATACATGTTGATGAGCTTATTTTGTAAAGATGTGTATGAAGCAGATATAAATTTACTGTCTGCAATGAGAGAGTGGATTTTTTTACCTTGTAAAAACGCATTCTTAACGAAGCAGGTACGTAATAGTGGAGGAAATCTGTTACAAACTACAGGGAACCAACCCTCTCTACATAGCGCTGTGACATTGAGACTTGCAGCGGATGACATTAAAAACTTATATTGCATCACATGATGAGGCCTCAAGCTAGAAAAGTTCCACAAGGCAACCATAAGCAATTGTACACAttaataaatatgtttttgattagcACATTCATAAATATGTTACAAAAATTCtcccctctttttctttttttttctaaaaatgggGTAGCAATTTTTTTATAGAGGTTCAGATTTACAAGCATGACAACCTAGCGAGGGTACAAATCCTGCAAGCCAACACTTCACCATTATCGAGCATCAATCCCACATTTCTTGAATATCATTGAGAATAAGATTAACCTATTTTGCACCTAACAACATGAAATTAAAAGATACTAATAATTTGGCTTTTTGTTTCTGAAGATGCATCAATACTCAGAATAGACCAATGCTTATTTCTGGGCCACAAAGTCAAGCACAAATATATAATAGACTCCTACAAACAATCTTGTGTATACCAACAGGTTTCATAATTGTTAATACCTTTTATTAACAAACCCATGTATGTAGTCATGAAAATATACTTAGAGATCCATATCAATTATTCAATATTGTAGTTATATATTTAAAACCCTTTAATTCTTTCTTTGAAAAAATGCACTAAACATATAACACAAGATCAGGAAGGCTAAAATGACAAACTCAAGATAATTTATAAATTGAGTTCATGTAAAATTGAATCCATGATAATGGAGATAATCTCATAACTCTTAGAATCACAACACAAACTGATATCATTCATCTATTGAAAATCCATTACAGTATGAAGCTATTATCCATGGCTTGAGAATCACATTACTCTGTTCTATCCCTTCTTGACACCAAAAACTAGAACGCTTCACATATGGTCATGATATTCCTTTTATATgacaaggaatgcaacaagctaccAACTGTTTACATGTGGCAATTTCTTACTTGCTATTCATCCACTCCTAAAAGAATATTCTCCAGTCAAAAACTCGTTGCCTCTACTTTGTCCTCAAGCAAAACCATTAGGCCTCTTTGGAAAGATACATGAGAGCTTTGGTGTAGAAAACAAAAAGCTTCCGGAGAAACATACCACCTTTTGAGTTGTGTCACTAACACACATCTGTGACACTTAGTGTGGAGAGTCGCTAGGATGCAAGATTCTCATTGCATCCTCtggtaggggagaactttgagagttATGACCAGGCAAGCACATCTATCTCAAAACTCATATTCTCTGAGTTCTCACCCGACACTCTCACCACAGTCCAACCTTCATGGGTGGAAGATGATGATTGGCTGAGAGATTGGAATTATTTGCAATTGCAGTCGAAGCTCACAGTTACACTCAAGCCTTTTAATATCCCTTTGGCTACCTTTGGCAATTTTAATACCCCTCTGACTACAAGGTAAATTATCTATCTGCTTCACGTTGAGGCTTCTGCAAATCTTCTGCGACATGGTTCCTCAAACTTCGTCAAGCCACCTTTCCTTATGCAAAAAATTAGCTTCACTCTTTATGCACTTTATCTTGCAACCTTTGCAGGCAAAAGCAAGATAGCCTTTTAACAAAAATAATTTGTCTTTGAATATACACTCCTCTCGGGACTTGGTAATGCAACTTTGCATAATATAACCACCTTGTTTAGGAATAATGACTGGAAGTGATTGATTTGTCATTTTACTTAGTTGTATTCCTTTTCAAACTTCGAAGTGACTGCAATTGAATATCAAGTCTACACACTATTATAATTTTGATTTATCCCAATACTCATCAATCCATGTGAACTGTACCTTTTTGTTGTTTCCGGATATAGAATACCAATAAAAACATGTTATCATTTTCAAATAGTGGCCATAACTCTGACACTTGTACATGAAAAATCTCTCGCACCGGTTTTCTTGGGCTTTTGAAGATTAATTGGGATACTCTTGGATTTTTGGCGGCAGGGCTAATGATCCTAACTTGTCATTGACCATCAAGACCCTATGTAAGATGACATCTCTACATTAATTGTCGATTATACATTGCCCTGTACATTCTCATTGAGCTAGCGATTTGAGATATGACCCCTTCACGAGTCCCAAGCTGGCATGTAGGACTCTTTTCATCTATGGATAAGGCAGTTTGTCAACTGCTCACTCGAGAACTCACTCAGGAGGAAGAAACCCTCTCAACGAGTTCCAAGTTACTTTGTGCATCATCACATAACTGCGGTCTCATAGACACTCGCCAAGGCACAATAAGAGACTTTAATGAGCTCCATATATTCTAAACTTTTTACTTGTCGACAAGACTCGATAACTCAACAAGGGCCCTGAAACATTCCACTGAATGCTCGAGTAATAGCTGCTTGAAACCTTTGCGGATGATACACCACTCGAAACTTAGTGAGACACTAAAAGGACCTCATCGAGCTATCCCTTTGAGTACCACCCAATTGCCACATCAGATACAACTCGAAACTTGGCAAGGCATGTAAAATGATTCAACACAAGCCGAGTGGCATTATAATCAAGGTCATCTTAAAAAAACTCAAGGCACGCTCGTGTAAATCATGTCCCTAGGACATCGTGAGGAAGGAGAAACATTAGGATCATGGTATTAAAACATTAGGGGCACGAAAAACCTAAGGTTATTGCAGGCTATAAATACCGGTTAGGATGAAAGCGTTAGGGCATGGGGTTGGTCTTCACACGATAAAAAACACTCAAGGATAGAACATAAACCAAAAGCGACTGGAAAAGAAAGTCACTGATCAAAAGGAACACTTGCCAAACAAACATTTAAAACCAAGgctatttttcaaaaaatcaatctCTAAGGAATTTGCAGGAGCCTTTGTAGGGGCATATTTACGTGCCTTATTAAAATTTTCTATGGGGACCAAAATCTTAAAAAATTGAGGGTGCTAACAGGGACCATTTGAGTCCTGAGTCACATCCCTAAAGATTGCACATCCCACTGGAAGTGCATCGAGCTCATCATCCTCAGAGGTATGAATCATACTTGAAACCTACCTCAAAATTCAACCTATGACCTTGAGAGGTCAAGCAATCCTTTCAGGATCCTTTTGAGTATAACATGAATATCTTTTATCTTATTATGTACCTTAGGAGTTATTAACCCAAACCCccacactcaaaattttatcttgagTTATTAATCTTTATAATGCTTAACATTAATAAAACTCCATCCCTGATTGCCTATGTATTAGGGACACactccatccctagactacctacatacatTACTTTCAAACAAGATTAAGGCCTATTTAGTTCTGGTTTCTAAACTAGGTTTGATGGAGACTATATAGTGGGTAcataaccctttctagggtcattgtcccagacaatttctctgtGGTTACTACCCATGTTGGGAAGATCATAAGCAAAAAGGGTCCATGGTGGTCCCTTGCTTGTTTACCTGATTCCATCTAGGCCCTAGTCCTTGTTAGACATTATTGTgcattgtttctgctaggatatgttgttgtcattaatgtcaacatattcccgtgtaTTGCTCTAGTGtatgcagattgggaagatcttatgagcTAGTTTGTAGTGTcggtttgttgatcattgttttgcagagttcagtatttcctccggtatattctggtgtgattagatcttgtgttgagtttttgggatattgcttgggatggtcttgtgtatcttcatttcagatggattatgatttggttctccgcaagttatcttttttcatgacaattgttgattggttgtgttcttgagcagatgttgacaaatgaagatttgataagtggtgttggtgcagttgttcccaATGAttataacgtgcttgttggtgtttcctaagttgtttcctatttgttttgataattcgcattgattgttgtgcgagtttttggtggtttctatgaactggtgatgattttcgtgttatgcggttttcctggtggtgtagcgtgttgtgattgatcttggcgtgatttctggtggagttgagcatttgggaaatTGTTTTAGGTCAATGTTATGCTATGttaatcattatattggttcggtgtTCGATCTTTGCATCGTACGATGTagttttgtaattgagggttgagagtttagtcgaccttgttatcaaggttgatgatttgtatatataggtgtcatgttcatgtaatttaggtgtcgatgttacgtatgcattatcagagagaggtttatgtgcgaacaagtgattcgtCCTTcgatgttgtgattgaggagagtttggtgttgcagagaagacatctaTGCTttaccagaactgtaatcaggtatttggagatgctattctttcagttcacttctttcggattgtagtccaaatcttattgtaagttagtgagacttctctgagggttgtagcctttcgggccattatcttttgagaagtgagctctaggcagtgtgcctgaatgcatgtgcattccccattgtaatattttcacatactactatagagtatcttcttactgtgggtaggttcccaccatggttttttcctcaaccgagttttccacgtaaaaatcttggtgttgtgtgttgtgctctcaatttgcttatcttttttgtaactacagtttatcatatctatgttttgtgattaagttttatattccagtgaaaactgattcacccccccctccctttCAGTCTTCCTTAtgggttgttgctaacaattggtatcaaagccaaatcctctggtagaagcttaatcgcttgaggagatctgggatgatagctcaaggtgttatctttaagaaggacagtccaggatttgatgggagtaactatgctatatgtaAGGACaaaatggaagtgcacttgaaatgtcttggtaaagattattggaagattacaaataatgCCTACACCGTTCCTCTAAATGGACCGACTACTCCTGATCAGATCAAGAAAGccgaacataatattagagcaaaggaagcattgcttagtgccctgactgattttgagatgtcaaatgtaatgggacttcaaaccacacatgagatttgggtaaagcttgagatcctgtatgaaggtgataaacaggtgAAGGTTGCGAAGTTGcaaagtttaaaaggaaagtatgatatGTTGAGGATggaagatgatgagaacatacactctttcatggataaggtgaatgatcttttcctaggtatcaaatgtgtcggtggatccattgaggaagatgaaattgttgctaaggtgttgagatatttgcctccagcttataaacataaggttgttgttattgatgagatctagagtgtgactacaatgataagagatatgttggttggaaagattgttgcatttgagctaagtgagtttggagaatcacatggaaagtctgagactgcaTTCAGAGAATCTGTATCTGTATTTagtaagtagaaatatgatcttgacgagtgtagaatatctagatatgaaagagagagaagagagatggaagatcaagaaagagagttggatgaaatTTAAGCACTTATTGCtgggagattgcctaaaggagctagtaagtatgatggaaagttgcctttgaaatgtttctcttgtaataagataggacatttttcctctagatgcccagagagaatggataagtatgacaggcatgataagtttgataagcatgatagaaatgatagatatgaaaagcatgagaagtatgataagccttacaagcctaaccgaaagtataggaatcagaagaactattattatgttgatgatgaaggtattacatatgaagaatcagaaggagacgaagttgtattccttgccattaaggaagatggacctgcacttgttgattccactagttgtactattgaggagaaaaccttagctgctaaggttgaagagaaagatgaatgggtaattgacagcggttgttcacatcatatgattgttgataaaaacaaatttgtgagtatggaaagatgtgatggtggaatagttagatttggagatgacaaagcctgtgtaatccgtgggagaggttctatttcttttgatggtaagcataacattgatgatgtcttgtatgttgaaggtttgaagcataatcttttgagttttggatagatggttgacaaaggttatgatctacaattcaaggatagaaaatgcaagatcttaaatgcctccagtatagagattgcatctggaactaagactaaaggtaacatttttcatttgaatgctggtgagaaaaactgtttgatttattagattgatgagagttggttgtgtcaTAGGATAAtgtaccatgtaaattttgatttaatgattaagatcagttctacacaagctgttagagatctgcctaagatttttAAGCCTgctaattcagtatgtaaggaatgtcaaatgggtaagcaaacaaggatttctttcaagagcaaatagtatacatctgatggactggtagatcttgtgcatactgaactatgtggacctacaaacgttagaagtgtgcagggtgatagatattttatgctactaattgatgattattctaggatgatgtgggttgtctttttgaaggagaaattagaagcgtcagataagttcaagatattcaaagcaaaggttgagactaattctagattgaaggtgaaatatttgagatttgatagaggtggagaattctgttccggtgagttcaattcattctatgagaagcatgggattagaagacaattatttgctcctagaaccccttagtagaatggagttgttgaaaggaagaataaaattgtcttggatgttgcaaggactatgttgattgaagggaatgttccaaagatctactaGAAAGAAGCCATTTGCATTACTGTTTAcccattcaacagagttcacatgaaaggtgataccgataagaccccttatgagctatggtttggtcatgttcctactgtaagatatttcagagtatttggtagaaatattatatcaagagagatgaggatataggaaagtttgatgctagaagtgatgaaggaattttcttgggatattcaacaaagagaaaagcctactagtgttataataagagactgagaaagatagtggagagtgaaaatgtgaaggtggatgaaaaccttggaaaATAGATCATATCATaaggttatgatgatggacaacatattgttttagctcctattcagaccGAAGAGCGTaagcagaatgatctagtagagacagttaatccggaTGTTGTTGCTGCCagtgaagaggtgcaggaacctgataattagaacaatcagaagactctgaggtatgtaagactgaaacattctgaaaatcaaattgttggtgataagaataaaggtgtaatgactagaagaaggctagttgttgaagaagtatgcttgatatctaaagttgaacctaaagatgttgttgaagcttgcaaagatgaaaactggatgagagctatggaagaagaactggatcaaattgaaagaataatacttgggaacttgtgcctagacataaggataagaatgttagtggtattaaatgggtattcaagaacaaattgaatgaagtcggtgaagttgtcagaaataaagctagactagtttgcaaaggatattctcacaaagaaggaatagattatgaggagacttttgcttcggtggctagacttgaagctgttagattgttgcttgcttatgttgcttataaagatttcaaggtatatcagatggatgtcaaatctacctttttgaatggtgatcttgaggaagaattttacattgagaaacctaatggattttcaatatgagatgatggagacatggtatgtaaattgaagaaatctatttatggattaaagaaagcccctagagcatggtatgctagattagacaaatatttgttgaaattgggatttactaaaggtgttgctcacagtaatctatactttaagatagagTATGAAGTTTGCCAATgaaatgtagaaagaatttgagatgtctatgattggtgagatgaaatttttcttaggtttgcagatttcacaaactggaaaaggtatattatatctcaaactaagtatgtgaaggaattgttgaagaagtttgggttagatgactccaaacctattggaactcctatggtgactggttgtaaactgtctaagaatgatgaatctttgaaagctaatcaaagtttgtacagatctatgtttggtggactgctatatcttactcagactaggccaaacattatgcatgctgtgtgcatggttgctagatatcaagttgatccaaaagagagtcatgtcactgttgtgaagaggatatccagatacttgaaaggaactatagattatggtttatggtatccgaggaatgatgatttcatgttatgttcctacactaatgcagattgggttggtgatgttgatgaccggaagagcactaccgatggagaattttttttgggtaagaagttggtttaatgggctagtaagaaacaagattcaacgTCCTTATCTACAACTGAatctgagtacattgttgttgttagtaactgcactcaggtagtttggatgaagaaaatattgaaggatataagagttatttatgatgagcctactgttatatcctatgataattccagtgctattaacatgtcaaagaatctgatgCAACATTTAAAGACTAATCATgtttcaatcaaatatcattacttgagagagaaagtcggtgaagagaaggtgaagctggagtatgtatctacaaatgagaaaatagttgatattttcactaagcctttgcctacagatatatttgtctatttgagagacaagttaggggtatcctcCCCTCCtagtgagaactagatgcattaagttgcatcaatctagtggacttcacagtcttatccttttatctgGATTGGTTTGTTGGGgctgctcctctgctggagtagtctgtgttttggggagagagattcatgtttcatattctaagggagagtaagtttggttttatgttttgagatctttggcatcgttgtcaaagggggagagagatcatgtgagaaactgctttatatgtcttgatcttagggggagtttgctggagatatcttctttcattgcattgattgtttttcacattcatatgttgtcatcaatgccaaagggggagatttttggatattaTTGTGCATTgatattgctaggatatgttgttgtcattgatgtcaacttattctTGTGTATTGCTCCAGTgtgtgcagattgggaagatcttatgatccggtttgtagtgttggtttgctaatcactgttttgcaaagttcaatatttcctccggtgtgatcatatcttgtgttgtgtttttgggatattgcttgggatggtcttgtgtatctccatttcagatggatcatgatttggtgctccaaaatttatgtttcttcgtgacagttgccgattggttgtgttcttgagctttcagacattgatagatgaagatttgataagtggtgttggtgcagttgttcctgatgattctagtgtgcttgctagtgtttcctaagttgtctcctatttattttgatgatccaaattgatcattgtgcaagtttttggtggtttctatgaaccggtgatgatttttgtgttatgcggttttcctggtggtgtagtgtgttgcggttgatcttggcatgatttctggtggagttgagaatttgggaatttgttttaggtccatgttatgctatgtaaataattatattggttcggtggtcgatctttgtatcgtgtgatgtaattttgtaattgagggttgagggtttagtcgaccttgttatcaaggttgatgatttgtatatataggtgatatgttcatgtaatttaggtggatgttttgtctacattatcagagagaggttaatgtgtgaacaagtgattcatccttcggtgttgtgattgaggagagattggtgttgcagaccaaacatctatgcttaac contains these protein-coding regions:
- the LOC131029800 gene encoding pentatricopeptide repeat-containing protein At2g13600 produces the protein MVALWNFSSLRPHHVMQYKFLMSSAASLNVTALCREGWFPVVCNRFPPLLRTCFVKNAFLQGKKIHSLIADSKFISASYTSLQNKLINMYVKCGSLVDAHKVFDGMKERDSISWNTIIAAYQRQEYLNEALILFTQMQRTGVQPDHFTFATILPACAKTLSLDRGMDVHQSVIEGGFLSDVVVASALVDMYAKCGSVHKARELFDKIPQKNVVSWTAMITGYAQNGALDEALKIFKEMPGPDIISWNAMVAGYAQNGFVDKAIETFKQLQMVGLMPNSTTFASILSACAKVGALEQGMDIHQSIVKTGFSPDIVVASALVDMYAKCGRIHKARELFDKMPQRNVISWTAMIAGYAQNGFFEKALETFNEMHLAGINPNSTTFAGILQACAKVGALEQGTGFHQRLIESGLLSETIVVNALIDMYAKCGSIHKAWELFDKMPQRSVISWNAMITGYAQNGYCKNAFTLFELMKYSGTDPDRASFACVIFACSHAGLVDEGCKYFESMSVSYCITRIIDHYVCMVDLLGRAGYLEESLNFIIKMPIKPLAIVWMCLLGACKSYKNIVLGVFTANLLFELDPKNAATYVLLSNIYAELGKWGEVQKIRRLIKDRGIKKVPGCSWIEVDKKVHVFV